Genomic segment of Arthrobacter antioxidans:
CGGCCGGAGGCGCAGATGGACGGTGTCGGCGTGGACGACGTCCTCGGCAGCATCCTCGGCTCCGTCCCCGTCCCGCGGTAGGCCCACCACCCCGACCACCCGTGCATGCGCCGCCGCGCACGGGGTCCGAGAGGAGCTCTCCCATGGTCATCACCGGCCGCCTGGTCCTGCTGGCACTGCTGGGCGTCGTGCCCGTCATCGTGTACCCGGGCGCGACGTCGATCCTGCTGTGGGCCCTGCTCCTCGCGGCGGTCGTCGGCCTCGACCTCGCCCTCGCCGCGTCCCCCCGGCGCGTCGGCCTCCGCCGGACCCTGCCGGACAGCGTGCGGCTGGGTGAACAGTGCACCAGCGCCGTGGTCCTGCGGAACGACACCCCCCGCACCCTCCGCGCCACGGTGCGCGAGGCGTGGCAGCCCTCCGCGGGTGCCGCGGACCCGGAACAGTCCGTCGTCGTGCCCTCCGGCGAGGCCCGCCGCATGACGCTCCACCTCCGCCCCACGCGCCGCGGGATCCTCCGCGTGGAGACGGTCACGGTGCGCAGTGCCGGACCCCTCGGGGTGGCCGCACGGCAGGTCACCGTGCCGGCGCCGGGCGTCCTGCGGGTGCTGCCGCCGTTCAACTCCAAGCGGCACCTGCCGTCCAAGCTGCGCCGCCTGCGCGAACTCGACGGCCGGGCCGCCGTCCAGATCCGGGGCGCCGGCACCGAGTTCGACTCCCTGCGGGACTACGTCCGGGGCGACGACGTCCGATCGATCGACTGGCGGGCCACCGCGCGTCGCCGCGACACCGTGGTCAGGACCTGGCGCCCCGAACGGGACCGCCGCGTCGTCGTCGTACTGGACACCTCCCGCACCTCCGCGGCGAGGGTCCTCGACGAGCCGCGGCTGGACACGGGGATCGAGGCCGCGCTGCTGCTGTCCGTGCTGGCCGAACGCGGCGGTGACAAGGTGCACTTCATCGCCTACGACCGCAGGCTCCGCGCCCGCGTCGACTCGACCGCCAAAGGCAACCTGCTGGCCTCGCTCGTGACCGCCATGGCCCCGCTCGAGGCGGAGCTGATCGAGGCGGACTGGTCCCGCGTGCCCGCCCAGGTGCGGGCCGTCTCCGCGCACCGCTCCCTCGTGGTCCTGCTCACCTCGCTCGATGCCGGGGCCGTGGAGGAGGGCCTGCTCCCTGCGCTGCCGGGCCTGACCGAACGCCACGTCGTCGTCGTCGCGTCCGTGCGCGACCCGCGGCTCGAGGAGATGAGCGCCGACCGCTCGACGGCGGCAGCGACGTTCCGGGCGGCCGCCGCCGAGCGCTCCCTCCTGGACCGCGGCGCGGTCGCGCAGCAGATCCGGGCGCTCGGGGCGGAGGTCGTGGACGCGGCTCCCGCGGACCTCCCGCCGCTCCTCGCCGATACCTACATCAGGCTCAAGGCCACCGGGCGCCTCTGACGGACCGCCGGCAGGTCCCGTCCCGGCGGGTGGGTCTCACGGCTTCCGGGCGATGATCGTATAGGTGCAGGGCACGAGGTCCCGCTCGGCCTCCGGCCAGGCGAAACCGTCCGGGACCTCGACCATGCGGGGCGAGAACCTCCACGGAAGGGTGGTCCCCT
This window contains:
- a CDS encoding DUF58 domain-containing protein; translated protein: MVITGRLVLLALLGVVPVIVYPGATSILLWALLLAAVVGLDLALAASPRRVGLRRTLPDSVRLGEQCTSAVVLRNDTPRTLRATVREAWQPSAGAADPEQSVVVPSGEARRMTLHLRPTRRGILRVETVTVRSAGPLGVAARQVTVPAPGVLRVLPPFNSKRHLPSKLRRLRELDGRAAVQIRGAGTEFDSLRDYVRGDDVRSIDWRATARRRDTVVRTWRPERDRRVVVVLDTSRTSAARVLDEPRLDTGIEAALLLSVLAERGGDKVHFIAYDRRLRARVDSTAKGNLLASLVTAMAPLEAELIEADWSRVPAQVRAVSAHRSLVVLLTSLDAGAVEEGLLPALPGLTERHVVVVASVRDPRLEEMSADRSTAAATFRAAAAERSLLDRGAVAQQIRALGAEVVDAAPADLPPLLADTYIRLKATGRL